A region from the Bacteroidota bacterium genome encodes:
- the rpsK gene encoding 30S ribosomal protein S11 codes for MAKTTTAKKTAKKRIVKVEAEGQAHILASFNNLIITFTNMTGQTISWASAGKAGFRGSKKNTPYAAQIATSDAGKVAYDAGLRKVEVFVKGPGSGRESAIRTIASSGIEVTMIRDITPLPHNGCRPPKKRRV; via the coding sequence ATGGCTAAAACAACAACAGCAAAAAAGACAGCAAAGAAGAGGATCGTAAAGGTAGAAGCCGAAGGACAGGCGCATATCTTAGCTTCTTTCAACAATCTGATCATTACGTTTACCAATATGACAGGACAAACAATTTCCTGGGCATCAGCCGGTAAAGCGGGGTTCAGAGGTTCAAAAAAGAATACGCCTTATGCTGCTCAAATTGCAACATCTGATGCAGGTAAAGTGGCATACGATGCAGGTTTACGCAAAGTGGAAGTGTTCGTAAAAGGACCCGGTTCAGGACGTGAATCAGCTATCCGTACCATTGCTTCTTCAGGAATTGAAGTTACAATGATCAGGGATATTACACCATTGCCACACAATGGATGTCGTCCACCAAAAAAGAGAAGAGTATAG
- the rpsM gene encoding 30S ribosomal protein S13 encodes MARIAGIDLPKNKRGVIGLTYIYGISLTTSKKILQSASVDESKKVKDWSDDEINAIRTYINNELKVEGALRSEMQLAIKRLMDIGCYRGVRHRKGLPVRGQRTRTNSRTRKGRKKTVANKKKAPKG; translated from the coding sequence ATGGCAAGGATTGCTGGTATAGATTTACCTAAAAACAAAAGAGGCGTAATAGGCCTTACCTACATCTACGGAATTAGTTTAACTACTTCCAAAAAGATTTTACAATCTGCGAGTGTAGATGAAAGTAAAAAAGTAAAAGATTGGTCTGATGATGAGATCAATGCTATTCGCACATACATTAACAACGAATTAAAAGTTGAAGGTGCACTGCGTTCAGAAATGCAATTGGCCATTAAACGTTTAATGGATATCGGATGCTATCGTGGTGTTCGTCATCGTAAAGGTTTACCGGTGAGGGGACAGCGCACAAGAACTAATTCCAGAACCCGTAAAGGAAGGAAAAAGACAGTTGCGAATAAAAAGAAAGCACCTAAAGGATAA
- the rpmJ gene encoding 50S ribosomal protein L36 — MKVKPSIKKRSVDCKIVKRKGRLYVINKKNPKFKQRQG; from the coding sequence ATGAAAGTAAAACCATCAATTAAAAAACGCAGCGTCGATTGTAAGATCGTGAAAAGGAAGGGAAGGCTGTACGTAATAAACAAAAAGAACCCTAAATTCAAACAACGTCAAGGTTAA
- the infA gene encoding translation initiation factor IF-1: protein MSKQGLIKQDGTITEALSNAMFRVKLENEHEIVAHISGKMRMNYIRILPGDKVTVEMSPYDLTRGRIIYRYK, encoded by the coding sequence ATGTCGAAACAAGGGTTAATAAAACAAGACGGAACAATAACAGAAGCATTATCAAATGCAATGTTCAGAGTGAAGTTGGAAAATGAACATGAAATTGTTGCACATATTTCAGGTAAGATGCGGATGAATTACATCCGAATATTACCGGGCGACAAAGTAACCGTAGAGATGAGTCCCTACGATTTAACAAGAGGAAGAATTATATACCGATATAAATAA
- the map gene encoding type I methionyl aminopeptidase, giving the protein MIYYKTKDEVELIRKSSLLVSDTLALIAGIIKPGITTLELDKKAEEFIRDNGAKPSFLGYRGFPNTLCISVNDMVVHGIPSKNEIKEGDVVSVDCGVFKNGFHGDSAFTFLIGEVTLDAINLARVTKECVLKGIEMAVPGNRIGDISYAIQNYAEQYHGYGVVRELVGHGLGKSLHEEPDVPNFGIRGKGPKLQEGLVIAIEPMINLGTKNVVQENDGWTIRTKDKKISCHFEHTIAITSGAADILSSFDNIEKAVRSNKNLYQEKETVN; this is encoded by the coding sequence ATGATATATTATAAAACAAAAGATGAGGTTGAACTCATCAGAAAAAGTTCTTTGCTTGTTTCAGATACGTTGGCTTTAATCGCCGGCATTATCAAACCGGGGATAACAACTCTTGAGCTAGATAAAAAGGCTGAAGAATTTATCAGGGATAACGGTGCAAAACCTTCCTTTTTAGGATACAGAGGTTTTCCAAACACACTATGTATTTCCGTAAATGATATGGTTGTTCACGGAATTCCTTCTAAAAATGAAATTAAAGAAGGTGATGTTGTGTCGGTTGATTGCGGAGTATTTAAAAATGGATTCCATGGAGATTCTGCATTCACATTTTTAATCGGTGAGGTTACGCTAGATGCAATAAATCTTGCAAGAGTTACCAAAGAATGTGTTTTAAAAGGAATTGAAATGGCGGTGCCGGGGAATAGAATTGGCGATATCAGTTATGCAATTCAAAATTATGCAGAACAATATCACGGTTATGGTGTGGTGAGAGAATTGGTTGGACACGGATTAGGAAAAAGTTTGCACGAAGAACCGGATGTGCCGAATTTTGGGATCAGAGGAAAGGGACCAAAATTGCAGGAAGGTTTAGTGATCGCGATAGAACCAATGATCAATCTGGGAACAAAAAATGTTGTTCAGGAAAACGATGGTTGGACGATCAGAACAAAGGATAAAAAAATATCCTGTCATTTTGAACATACTATCGCAATTACATCAGGAGCAGCAGATATCCTTTCCAGTTTTGACAATATTGAAAAGGCAGTGAGAAGCAACAAGAACTTATATCAGGAAAAAGAAACAGTTAATTAA
- the secY gene encoding preprotein translocase subunit SecY, which produces MKKFIQTLRNIWSIEDLKKRLMYTLGLILLYRFGSYVMLPGIDAALYNQAANIDGDSGLLGLINLFAGGGFSRASIFALGIMPYISASIAMQLLAIAVPYFARMQKEGESGRRKMNQYTRYLTVIVTALQASGYYAYLNNLSQNADFIVAPNGLFWFICVIILTGGTLFTMWMGERITDKGIGNGISMLIMVGIIAGLPAALLNEITHRGADGGGGYIPFVLEIAFMVLVIMGVILLVQGTRRIPVQYAKRVVGSRQYGGVRQYIPLKINAAGVMPIIFAQALMFIPGIFAQINPDWQNSPALVMLNDFQSWGYNLIYGFLIIIFTYFYTAIIINPTQMADDLKKNGGFIPGVKPGKKTAEFIDNVLSRVTLPGSIFLALIAVAPVTTRAFGVDPSFAQFFGGTSLLIMVGVILDTLQQIESHLLMRHYDGLMKSGRIKGRSSGPVSIQQG; this is translated from the coding sequence ATGAAAAAATTTATTCAAACATTAAGGAATATCTGGAGTATAGAAGATCTCAAAAAGAGATTGATGTATACGCTTGGATTAATATTACTATATCGGTTTGGCTCTTATGTTATGCTGCCCGGTATCGATGCTGCATTGTACAATCAGGCGGCAAATATTGACGGCGACAGCGGTCTTTTGGGTCTGATCAATTTATTTGCAGGGGGAGGATTTAGCCGCGCATCCATTTTTGCGTTGGGTATCATGCCTTATATCTCTGCATCTATCGCAATGCAACTTTTGGCAATTGCTGTTCCTTATTTTGCTAGAATGCAGAAAGAAGGCGAAAGCGGTCGCCGTAAAATGAACCAGTATACACGTTACCTAACAGTAATTGTTACTGCACTTCAGGCTTCAGGATATTATGCTTATTTGAATAATCTTTCTCAAAATGCCGATTTCATTGTAGCACCAAATGGTTTGTTCTGGTTTATCTGCGTTATCATTCTAACCGGTGGTACTTTATTTACCATGTGGATGGGAGAACGCATAACCGATAAAGGTATTGGAAACGGTATCTCCATGTTGATCATGGTTGGTATCATTGCAGGTTTACCGGCGGCGTTATTAAATGAAATTACACACAGAGGTGCCGATGGCGGTGGTGGTTATATACCATTTGTTTTGGAGATCGCCTTTATGGTATTGGTTATAATGGGTGTTATATTATTGGTTCAGGGAACAAGAAGAATCCCGGTTCAATATGCAAAACGAGTTGTAGGATCAAGACAATATGGCGGAGTTCGTCAATATATACCACTTAAAATAAATGCAGCAGGTGTTATGCCTATCATCTTTGCTCAGGCATTGATGTTCATTCCGGGAATTTTCGCACAGATAAATCCCGATTGGCAAAATTCACCGGCATTGGTAATGTTAAACGATTTTCAGAGCTGGGGATATAACCTGATTTATGGTTTCCTCATCATCATATTCACGTATTTTTATACAGCTATCATCATCAATCCGACTCAAATGGCGGATGATCTTAAAAAGAACGGAGGATTTATTCCGGGTGTTAAACCAGGTAAAAAGACTGCGGAATTTATTGATAACGTGTTGTCGAGAGTAACATTACCGGGTTCTATATTTTTAGCATTGATTGCAGTTGCTCCGGTAACAACAAGAGCATTTGGAGTTGATCCGTCATTTGCACAGTTCTTTGGTGGAACATCATTGCTCATCATGGTAGGTGTTATATTAGATACATTACAACAAATTGAAAGTCACCTGTTAATGCGTCATTACGACGGTTTGATGAAGTCGGGACGTATTAAAGGCCGTTCATCAGGACCAGTAAGCATTCAACAGGGATGA
- the rplO gene encoding 50S ribosomal protein L15, with translation MDLSNLKPADGSIKKRHRVGRGQGSGWGETSKRGFKGAGSRSGYSRKRGHEGGQMPLQRRLPKRGFNNKNFEVKYVTLNLDQIQSLVEKYEITRFDEDVLRANRILKSDERLKILGRGELKAKVEIWAHAHSETAKKAVEEAGGTINVIG, from the coding sequence ATGGATTTATCAAACTTAAAACCGGCAGACGGTTCGATCAAAAAACGCCACCGTGTAGGTCGCGGACAAGGTTCCGGCTGGGGAGAAACTTCTAAAAGAGGTTTTAAAGGAGCAGGATCACGTTCAGGATACTCCAGAAAAAGAGGTCATGAAGGTGGACAAATGCCTTTACAACGCCGTTTACCAAAACGCGGTTTCAACAATAAGAATTTTGAAGTTAAATATGTGACTTTAAATTTAGATCAAATTCAAAGTTTGGTTGAAAAATATGAGATCACAAGATTTGACGAGGATGTATTAAGAGCAAACAGAATCCTGAAATCGGATGAACGTTTGAAAATTCTCGGAAGAGGTGAATTAAAGGCAAAAGTAGAAATTTGGGCACACGCACACAGCGAAACTGCTAAAAAGGCAGTTGAAGAAGCCGGTGGAACAATAAATGTGATAGGGTAA
- the rpmD gene encoding 50S ribosomal protein L30, protein MSKIKVTSVRSTTDRPKRQKATMKALGLRRMHQTIEVEATPQILGMVKAVQHLVKVENI, encoded by the coding sequence ATGAGCAAGATAAAAGTAACTTCAGTAAGAAGTACAACCGACAGACCTAAAAGACAGAAAGCAACCATGAAGGCTTTGGGTTTAAGAAGAATGCATCAGACAATTGAAGTGGAAGCAACTCCGCAAATATTGGGTATGGTGAAAGCAGTTCAACATTTAGTAAAAGTAGAAAATATTTAA
- the rpsE gene encoding 30S ribosomal protein S5, with the protein MAINKEIQRVRASELDLKEKIVGIQRVAKVTKGGRTFSFSALVVVGDGNGIVGHGLGKAREVTEAIQKGIDDAKKNLIKVPIFKGTIPHEQHGKFGAGKVMIKPAAHGTGVIAGGAMRAVLESAGVTDVLAKSLGSSNPHNVVKATLDALAHLRNPMTISQQRNTSLKKVFNN; encoded by the coding sequence ATGGCAATTAATAAAGAAATACAAAGAGTAAGAGCAAGTGAGCTCGATTTAAAAGAAAAGATCGTTGGAATTCAGCGCGTTGCTAAAGTTACCAAAGGAGGAAGAACATTTAGTTTTTCAGCATTGGTTGTTGTAGGCGACGGGAACGGAATTGTTGGACACGGTTTAGGAAAAGCACGCGAGGTTACAGAAGCAATTCAAAAAGGAATTGATGATGCAAAAAAGAACCTTATTAAAGTGCCGATCTTTAAAGGAACCATTCCTCATGAACAACACGGAAAATTCGGAGCCGGAAAAGTAATGATAAAACCAGCTGCTCACGGAACAGGTGTAATTGCCGGCGGCGCAATGCGCGCAGTATTGGAAAGTGCAGGTGTTACCGACGTATTGGCAAAATCATTAGGATCATCAAATCCGCATAATGTGGTTAAGGCAACTTTAGATGCGTTGGCACATTTAAGAAATCCAATGACCATATCACAACAAAGAAATACATCATTAAAAAAAGTATTTAATAATTAA
- the rplR gene encoding 50S ribosomal protein L18: MLSRKSVRRQKIRYRVRKKVAGTAERPRLAVYRSNKEMYAQLIDDVAGHTLCSASTTDKQGKSLTGPKSEKAKSVGKLLAERAMELGITLVTFDRGGNLYHGRIKSLAEGAREGGLQF, encoded by the coding sequence ATGTTATCAAGAAAATCAGTAAGAAGACAAAAAATTCGCTATCGTGTCCGCAAAAAAGTTGCTGGAACGGCTGAGCGTCCAAGATTAGCAGTATACAGAAGTAATAAAGAAATGTATGCTCAATTGATTGATGATGTAGCAGGACATACTCTTTGTTCAGCTTCCACTACCGACAAACAAGGTAAATCTTTAACCGGACCTAAATCAGAAAAGGCAAAAAGTGTTGGAAAATTATTGGCAGAGAGAGCAATGGAATTAGGAATTACCCTGGTTACTTTCGACAGAGGTGGTAATTTATATCATGGAAGAATTAAATCTTTAGCAGAAGGCGCCCGTGAAGGAGGTCTTCAATTCTAA
- the rplF gene encoding 50S ribosomal protein L6, producing MSRIGKLPIQLPAGITLTVSENNLVTVKGKRGELSLKVDADIIIKIDGSTVTLERPTEQKRHKAMHGLYRALIGNMVKGIEEGFKKELELVGVGYRASNQGQVLEIAVGYSHPIIMMIPKEVKLATVTEKGKNPTIILESNDKQLLGAIAAKIRSFRSPEPYKGKGIKYSDEILRRKAGKTAGK from the coding sequence ATGTCACGAATAGGAAAGTTACCAATTCAATTGCCCGCAGGTATTACATTAACTGTTTCAGAAAATAATCTGGTTACTGTTAAAGGTAAAAGAGGGGAATTATCGCTAAAGGTAGATGCAGACATCATCATAAAAATTGATGGAAGTACAGTTACACTTGAGCGTCCTACTGAACAAAAAAGACATAAGGCCATGCACGGATTATACCGCGCACTAATTGGCAATATGGTGAAAGGAATTGAAGAAGGATTCAAAAAAGAATTGGAATTAGTTGGGGTAGGTTATCGTGCATCCAATCAAGGTCAGGTTTTAGAAATTGCAGTTGGATATTCACATCCTATTATCATGATGATTCCTAAGGAAGTGAAACTTGCAACAGTAACTGAAAAGGGAAAAAACCCAACCATTATTTTAGAAAGCAACGACAAACAATTATTAGGTGCAATTGCTGCAAAGATCAGATCATTCCGCAGCCCTGAGCCATATAAAGGAAAAGGTATTAAATATTCTGACGAAATATTGCGTCGTAAAGCAGGTAAAACTGCAGGTAAATAA
- the rpsH gene encoding 30S ribosomal protein S8 has translation MNVTDPIADFLTRIRNAQKANHRIVEVPASNMKKRLTEILYEHGFIFKYKFETEGPQGSIKIALKYDPVTKAPAIKGLTRVSKPGLRKYAGVDTLPRVLSGLGLAIVSTSKGVMTEKDAKRQNIGGEVLCYIY, from the coding sequence ATGAACGTTACAGATCCGATAGCCGATTTTCTGACCAGAATCAGAAATGCGCAAAAAGCGAATCACAGAATCGTGGAGGTGCCTGCATCTAATATGAAGAAGCGCCTTACAGAAATTTTGTATGAGCACGGCTTTATATTCAAATACAAATTTGAAACTGAAGGTCCTCAGGGCAGTATTAAAATAGCATTAAAATACGACCCTGTTACAAAAGCCCCGGCTATAAAAGGTTTAACCCGCGTAAGTAAACCGGGTTTAAGAAAATATGCCGGTGTTGATACATTGCCAAGAGTATTAAGCGGATTAGGTCTTGCCATCGTATCTACCTCTAAAGGTGTTATGACTGAAAAAGATGCTAAACGTCAGAATATCGGTGGAGAAGTTTTATGTTACATTTATTAA
- the rpsN gene encoding 30S ribosomal protein S14, which yields MSKISVVARNIKREHMIEKYADRRKQLKAEGRWEELDKLPRNSSQVRYRNRCKLTGRPRGYVRDLGISRIKLRDLALYGKIPGMTKASW from the coding sequence ATGTCAAAAATTTCAGTAGTAGCAAGAAATATCAAACGTGAGCATATGATTGAAAAATATGCAGATCGTCGCAAACAACTTAAAGCTGAAGGAAGATGGGAAGAGTTGGATAAACTCCCTCGTAATTCTTCACAAGTTAGATACCGCAACCGTTGTAAATTAACCGGTCGTCCGAGAGGATATGTGCGTGATCTGGGTATTTCAAGAATTAAACTCCGCGATCTTGCCTTATATGGTAAAATTCCGGGAATGACAAAAGCAAGTTGGTAA
- the rplX gene encoding 50S ribosomal protein L24, which yields MKKKEEIFTGRFKPKYHVKKNDMVQVITGDDKGKKGRVIEVNYDKGRVMVEGVNIVSKHTRPTQQYPNGGIIKKEAPIHISNVLVVDPKSGKGVRISRKIENGKMVRYSKKSGEIIK from the coding sequence ATGAAAAAGAAAGAAGAAATTTTCACAGGTAGGTTCAAACCTAAATATCATGTTAAGAAAAATGATATGGTTCAGGTTATTACCGGTGATGATAAAGGTAAAAAAGGCCGCGTAATTGAAGTTAATTACGACAAAGGCCGTGTAATGGTGGAAGGCGTTAATATCGTGTCGAAACACACGCGTCCAACACAACAATACCCGAATGGTGGTATCATTAAAAAAGAAGCACCAATTCATATCAGTAATGTACTGGTTGTTGATCCAAAAAGTGGAAAAGGTGTTCGCATCAGCCGCAAGATCGAGAACGGTAAAATGGTTAGATATTCAAAAAAATCCGGAGAAATTATTAAATAA
- the rplN gene encoding 50S ribosomal protein L14: MIQQESRLKVADNSGAREVLCIRVLGSTRRRYASLGDKIIVTVKDALPGGGIKKGTVATAVVVRTHKEVRRKDGSYIRFDDNACVLLNAADEPRGTRIFGPVARELRDKQFMKIVSLAPEVL; the protein is encoded by the coding sequence ATGATCCAACAAGAATCAAGACTTAAAGTAGCTGACAATAGCGGTGCCCGCGAGGTATTATGCATACGCGTATTGGGAAGCACGAGAAGAAGATACGCTTCACTCGGAGATAAGATCATCGTTACCGTTAAAGATGCTTTACCGGGTGGTGGTATTAAAAAGGGAACAGTTGCTACCGCGGTGGTGGTAAGAACCCATAAAGAAGTGCGTCGTAAAGACGGTTCTTATATTCGTTTTGATGATAACGCCTGCGTTTTGTTGAATGCAGCCGACGAGCCAAGAGGAACAAGGATCTTTGGACCAGTGGCCCGCGAATTAAGAGATAAACAATTTATGAAAATCGTGTCATTGGCACCTGAAGTTTTATAA
- the rpsQ gene encoding 30S ribosomal protein S17: MEQQTRNLRRTITGVVTSDKMEKSITVAVERKIMHTKYGKYLKKTKKYHAHDEANDAKVGDKVKIMETRPLSKLKRWRLVDVVERAK; encoded by the coding sequence ATGGAACAACAAACTAGAAATCTAAGAAGAACAATTACCGGTGTGGTAACAAGCGACAAAATGGAAAAATCCATAACTGTTGCAGTGGAAAGAAAGATCATGCACACCAAATATGGTAAATACCTTAAAAAAACCAAGAAGTATCATGCTCATGATGAAGCCAATGATGCTAAAGTGGGTGATAAAGTAAAAATTATGGAAACCCGTCCTTTGAGCAAACTCAAAAGATGGAGATTAGTTGACGTAGTCGAAAGAGCTAAATAA
- the rpmC gene encoding 50S ribosomal protein L29, translated as MAKLIKKEDLNQLSNEDLKQRLHDDNDRMVKLRFNHSVNPIDNPAQLRYLRREIARLKTEVRKRELVSAK; from the coding sequence ATGGCTAAGTTGATAAAAAAAGAAGATTTAAACCAGTTGAGCAATGAAGACCTTAAACAAAGGCTTCATGACGACAACGACCGTATGGTGAAATTGCGTTTTAACCACTCAGTGAACCCAATTGATAATCCGGCTCAGCTGCGTTATCTGCGCAGAGAGATCGCAAGATTGAAAACTGAAGTTAGAAAACGTGAATTGGTTTCCGCCAAATAA
- the rplP gene encoding 50S ribosomal protein L16, producing MLAPKKVKHRKTFKGKIKGNAKRGSQLSAGSFGLKTLEEGWITDRQIEAARVALTRHLKREGQVWINIFPDKPITKKPAEVRMGKGKGSPEYWVAVVQPGRIMFEADGVPLATAQEAMRLAAGKLPVKTKFVVRRDYVS from the coding sequence ATGTTAGCGCCAAAAAAAGTAAAACATAGGAAGACGTTCAAAGGAAAGATAAAAGGCAATGCCAAAAGAGGCAGTCAATTATCAGCGGGTTCTTTCGGTTTAAAAACACTGGAAGAGGGTTGGATAACTGATCGTCAGATTGAAGCAGCAAGGGTTGCATTAACCCGCCACTTAAAACGTGAAGGCCAGGTTTGGATCAATATTTTTCCTGATAAACCTATTACCAAAAAACCTGCAGAGGTTCGTATGGGTAAAGGAAAGGGTAGCCCGGAATATTGGGTGGCTGTTGTTCAACCGGGACGGATCATGTTTGAAGCAGATGGAGTTCCACTTGCAACAGCACAGGAAGCAATGAGGCTTGCAGCAGGTAAATTACCGGTTAAAACAAAATTTGTAGTTCGCAGAGACTACGTTTCATAA
- the rpsC gene encoding 30S ribosomal protein S3: MGQKCNPIGNRLGIIRGWDSNWYGGKTMAEKLIEDEKIREYLNARISKGGISKIVIERTLNRITVTIHTSRPGIIIGKGGGEVDKVKEELKKITQKDVQINIVEIRRPELDANIVGETIARQLEARINFRRAIKMAIASTMRMGAEGVKIRVSGRLNGAEMARSEEYKQGRVPLHTFRADIDYAWKEALTVYGKLGVKVWICKGEVLGKRDLQPNIGLQQEKDRNNKRRRPTNNKR; this comes from the coding sequence ATGGGACAAAAATGTAATCCAATAGGTAATCGACTAGGTATCATCCGCGGATGGGACAGCAACTGGTATGGTGGAAAAACCATGGCAGAAAAGTTGATCGAGGATGAAAAAATTCGCGAATACCTGAATGCCAGGATATCAAAAGGTGGAATTTCAAAAATAGTTATTGAAAGAACACTGAACAGAATTACTGTAACTATCCATACATCAAGACCCGGTATCATTATCGGAAAAGGTGGTGGAGAAGTTGACAAGGTGAAGGAAGAATTGAAAAAGATCACACAAAAAGATGTGCAGATCAATATCGTTGAGATCCGCCGCCCCGAATTGGATGCAAATATTGTTGGAGAAACCATTGCACGTCAGTTGGAAGCGCGTATCAATTTCAGAAGAGCTATTAAAATGGCAATTGCTTCTACAATGAGAATGGGTGCTGAAGGTGTGAAGATAAGAGTGAGCGGAAGATTAAATGGTGCGGAAATGGCTCGTTCGGAAGAATACAAACAAGGTCGTGTTCCATTGCATACATTCCGTGCAGATATAGATTACGCATGGAAAGAAGCTCTTACCGTTTACGGTAAATTGGGAGTTAAAGTTTGGATCTGTAAAGGTGAAGTTCTTGGAAAAAGAGATTTACAACCAAATATTGGCTTACAACAGGAAAAAGATCGCAATAACAAAAGAAGAAGACCTACGAATAATAAAAGGTAA
- the rplV gene encoding 50S ribosomal protein L22 has protein sequence MEAVAKLINNPRTNNNAGSPRKARYVVDVIRGLDIDKALNILKYTDKKSAAPVEKVLRSAIKNWEQKFEQDAADSNLYVKECFVDAGKTMRRFQPAPHGRAYRIRKRTNHITVKVASRNAAVAETKETKE, from the coding sequence ATGGAAGCAGTAGCAAAACTTATTAATAACCCAAGAACCAACAACAATGCAGGTTCGCCTCGTAAAGCGAGATATGTTGTTGATGTTATCAGGGGTCTCGATATTGATAAAGCACTCAATATTCTAAAATATACGGATAAAAAATCCGCAGCTCCGGTAGAAAAAGTGCTGAGAAGCGCGATCAAAAATTGGGAGCAAAAATTTGAACAGGATGCTGCCGACAGTAATTTGTATGTAAAGGAATGTTTTGTTGATGCCGGAAAAACAATGCGCAGATTTCAACCTGCACCGCACGGTAGAGCATACAGAATACGCAAACGCACAAACCATATCACTGTAAAAGTTGCATCAAGAAATGCAGCAGTTGCAGAAACAAAAGAAACCAAGGAATAA
- the rpsS gene encoding 30S ribosomal protein S19, producing MARSIKKGPYVDHNLAAKVEKLNDTSKKTVVKTWSRRSTIIPDMVGHTFAVHNGNKFIPVYVSENMVGHKLGEFSPTRNFKSHTAKR from the coding sequence ATGGCACGTTCGATAAAAAAAGGACCCTACGTTGATCATAACCTCGCCGCGAAAGTGGAGAAGTTGAATGACACGAGCAAAAAAACCGTGGTTAAAACATGGTCACGCCGCTCTACCATCATTCCGGATATGGTTGGTCATACATTCGCAGTACACAACGGAAATAAATTTATACCGGTGTATGTGTCTGAAAACATGGTAGGACATAAATTAGGTGAATTTTCACCTACAAGAAACTTTAAATCACATACCGCTAAGCGTTAA
- the rplB gene encoding 50S ribosomal protein L2: MALKKYNPVTPGTRFRIGNAYTELTTDVPEKSLTAPFKKTGGRNSSGNMTMRYIGGGHKKRYRIIDFKRDKHNVPATVKTIEYDPNRSAFIALLNYADGEKRYIIAPNGLQVGQTVESGENVAPELGNTLMLRSIPLGTIIHNIEMYPGKGGMIARSAGSWAQLSAKEGKYVIVRMPSGETRMILDSCVATVGSVSNPDHNLQQSGKAGRSRWKGTRPRVRGVAMNPVDHPMGGGEGRASGGHPRSRNGKFSKGMKTRHPKKTTTKFIISRRKK, translated from the coding sequence ATGGCATTAAAGAAATATAATCCGGTTACACCAGGTACACGATTCAGAATAGGCAACGCTTATACTGAACTTACCACTGATGTACCTGAAAAGAGTTTGACCGCGCCGTTTAAAAAGACGGGTGGACGTAATAGTTCAGGAAACATGACGATGCGCTACATTGGTGGCGGTCACAAGAAGAGATATCGTATAATTGATTTTAAGAGGGATAAACACAATGTTCCTGCAACAGTTAAAACAATTGAATACGATCCGAATCGCAGTGCATTCATAGCATTATTGAATTATGCTGATGGAGAGAAACGATACATCATTGCACCAAATGGTTTGCAAGTTGGACAAACGGTAGAATCCGGTGAAAACGTAGCACCTGAATTGGGAAACACCTTGATGTTGCGCAGTATTCCATTGGGAACTATTATTCACAACATTGAAATGTATCCGGGTAAAGGCGGAATGATAGCAAGAAGCGCAGGAAGCTGGGCTCAGTTATCAGCAAAAGAAGGTAAATATGTAATAGTTCGTATGCCTTCCGGTGAAACCAGGATGATATTAGATAGCTGTGTTGCAACAGTAGGTTCGGTTTCCAACCCTGACCATAACCTGCAACAATCCGGAAAGGCCGGTCGCAGCAGATGGAAAGGAACCCGTCCTCGTGTTAGAGGAGTTGCAATGAACCCTGTAGATCACCCGATGGGTGGAGGTGAGGGTCGTGCATCCGGAGGACATCCAAGATCACGCAACGGTAAATTCTCTAAGGGAATGAAAACCCGTCATCCGAAGAAAACAACAACTAAGTTCATCATCAGCAGACGTAAAAAATAA